The following are encoded together in the Hydrogenoanaerobacterium saccharovorans genome:
- a CDS encoding glycosyltransferase family 4 protein, translated as MNIWILNHYAIPPSLGGLTRHYYFSKFLGKKGHKVRIFTSSMIHNTKINMVEGKELYREKITDGIEYTFVRAGDYHANGFSRIKNMLDFPLNLWRLRNTFERPDVIYTSSPDLFAAFAAIHIAKQKKVPCVVEVRDLWPESIIEYKGISRKNPVIIVLQQLEKWIYKKADRIIFTMEGGKDYIIQRGWQNEIDLEKVYHVNNGVDIEEFDHNRDNCRLEHPQLLNPGTFKVVYTGSVRMVNNLKPLVDAAKLLKERAGENIQFLVYGDGNEREELQRYANEISADNIVFLGHVDKKYIPFILSQSNLNLIHVKQTDIMRFGCSLNKLFDYLASGKPILSDLVCRYDLIERCDCGVVIKQQTAAAIADAVMDFYSADKEKQNRWSANARQTALEYDYPALTAKLEQVLCIIKE; from the coding sequence TTGAATATTTGGATTTTAAATCATTATGCTATTCCGCCGTCTTTGGGCGGGCTTACCCGTCACTACTACTTTTCGAAATTCCTCGGCAAAAAGGGGCACAAGGTACGAATCTTTACCTCGAGTATGATTCACAATACGAAAATCAACATGGTTGAGGGCAAAGAACTGTACCGCGAAAAAATCACCGACGGCATCGAGTACACTTTTGTGCGCGCGGGTGATTACCATGCAAACGGGTTTTCGCGCATCAAAAATATGCTCGATTTCCCACTCAACCTTTGGCGGCTGCGCAATACATTTGAACGCCCCGATGTGATATACACCTCGTCGCCCGATTTGTTTGCCGCCTTTGCTGCAATTCATATCGCAAAACAAAAAAAAGTGCCTTGTGTGGTAGAGGTACGCGACCTGTGGCCCGAATCCATTATCGAATACAAGGGCATCTCGCGTAAAAACCCTGTTATTATAGTTTTGCAGCAGTTGGAAAAATGGATTTACAAAAAAGCCGATCGCATCATTTTTACGATGGAGGGCGGCAAAGATTACATTATACAGCGTGGATGGCAGAATGAAATTGACCTTGAAAAAGTGTACCACGTCAACAACGGTGTGGATATCGAGGAATTTGACCATAACCGCGACAACTGCCGTTTGGAACACCCCCAACTGCTGAACCCCGGTACCTTTAAAGTGGTATACACCGGCTCGGTGCGTATGGTAAACAACCTAAAGCCGCTTGTGGATGCAGCAAAACTGCTGAAAGAACGGGCAGGGGAGAACATACAGTTTTTGGTTTACGGCGACGGCAACGAACGCGAAGAATTACAGCGCTATGCAAACGAGATTTCTGCCGACAACATCGTCTTTTTGGGGCACGTCGATAAAAAGTACATCCCGTTTATTTTAAGCCAAAGCAACCTCAACTTAATCCATGTAAAACAAACCGATATTATGCGGTTTGGGTGCAGTTTAAATAAGCTGTTCGATTATCTCGCATCGGGCAAACCGATTCTTTCGGATTTGGTATGCCGCTACGATTTGATTGAGCGCTGCGACTGTGGTGTGGTGATAAAGCAACAAACAGCCGCCGCCATTGCCGATGCGGTGATGGATTTTTACAGTGCAGACAAAGAAAAACAAAATCGGTGGAGTGCTAACGCAAGGCAGACAGCGCTCGAATACGATTACCCTGCTTTAACAGCAAAACTCGAGCAGGTTTTGTGTATAATAAAAGAATAG
- a CDS encoding sugar transferase — translation MLLDWERLPQSMQNDAVQPYYDALSKKKVSLFCKRVFDFIVALVLLIVLLPIFLLLALLIKLDSPGAVMFRQVRVTRYGKEFRIYKFRTMVQNAEKLGTQVTSKNDARVTRIGGFLRKFRLDELPQLINILLGDMSFVGTRPEVPRYVKQYTDEMLATLLLPAGVTSEASIRYKDEDKLLTDAEDADKTYVEQILPQKMQYNLHSLLEFGFANDLKTMINTVTAIFS, via the coding sequence ATGCTTTTGGATTGGGAGCGGCTGCCGCAGAGCATGCAAAACGATGCGGTACAGCCGTACTACGATGCGCTTAGCAAAAAAAAGGTTAGCTTATTCTGTAAGCGCGTTTTCGATTTTATAGTGGCACTGGTTCTTTTGATTGTACTTTTGCCGATATTCCTGCTCCTTGCACTGCTGATTAAACTGGATTCACCCGGGGCGGTGATGTTCCGTCAGGTGCGGGTTACCCGTTACGGCAAGGAGTTTCGCATCTATAAATTTCGCACCATGGTGCAGAACGCCGAAAAATTGGGCACGCAGGTTACCAGCAAAAACGATGCCCGCGTAACACGCATCGGCGGTTTTCTGCGCAAGTTCCGCCTGGATGAACTGCCCCAACTGATCAATATCCTGCTGGGGGATATGAGCTTTGTGGGCACACGCCCCGAAGTACCGCGCTATGTAAAGCAGTATACCGACGAAATGCTTGCAACACTGCTTTTGCCCGCGGGGGTTACATCGGAGGCAAGCATTCGCTATAAAGATGAGGACAAGCTGCTGACCGACGCCGAGGACGCGGACAAAACCTATGTGGAGCAAATACTGCCCCAAAAGATGCAGTACAACCTGCACAGCTTGTTGGAGTTTGGATTTGCGAATGATTTAAAAACAATGATCAACACAGTAACGGCGATTTTTTCTTAA